The Equus przewalskii isolate Varuska unplaced genomic scaffold, EquPr2 ChrUn-10, whole genome shotgun sequence genome window below encodes:
- the PI4KB gene encoding phosphatidylinositol 4-kinase beta isoform X8, whose protein sequence is MGDTVVEPALLKPTSEPTPGPPGNNGGSLLSVITEGVGELSVIDPEVAQKACQEVLEKVKLLRGGVAISSRGTPLELVNGDGVDSEIRCLDDPPAQIREEEDEMGASVAAGTTKGARRRRQNNSAKQSWLLRLFESKLFDISMAISYLYNSKEPGVQAYIGNRLFCFRNEDVDFYLPQLLNMYIHMDEDVGDAIKPYIVHRCRQSINFSLQCALLLGAYSSDMHISTQRHSRGTKLRKLILSDELKPAHRKRELPSLSPAPDTGLSPSKRTHQRSKSDATASISLSSNLKRTASNPKVENEDEPVRLAPEREFIKSLMAIGKRLATLPTKEQKTQRLISELSLLNHKLPARVWLPTAGFDHHVVRVPHTQAVVLNSKDKAPYLIYVEVLECENFDTTNVPARIPENRIRSTRSVENLPECGITHEQRAGSFSTVPNYDNDDEAWSVDDIGELQVELPEVHTNSCDNISQFSVDSITSQESKEPVFIAAGDIRRRLSEQLAHTPTAFKRDPEDPSAVALKEPWQEKVRRIREGSPYGHLPNWRLLSVIVKCGDDLRQELLAFQVLKQLQERVPLWIKPYKILVISADSGMIEPVVNAVSIHQVKKQSQLSLLDYFLQEHGSYTTEAFLSAQRNFVQSCAGYCLVCYLLQVKDRHNGNILLDAEGHIIHIDFGFILSSSPRNLGFETSAFKLTTEFVDVMGGLDGDMFNYYKMLMLQGLIAARKHMDKVVQIVEIMQQGSQLPCFHGSSTIRNLKERFHMSMTEEQLQLLVEQMVDGSMRSITTKLYDGFQYLTNGIM, encoded by the exons ATGGGAGACACGGTAGTGGAGCCTGCTCTCCTGAAGCCAACTTCTGAGCCGACTCCTGGTCCACCAGGGAATAATGGGGGCTCCTTGCTAAGCGTCATCACGGAGGGGGTCGGGGAACTATCAGTGATTGACCCTGAGGTGGCCCAGAAGGCCTGCCAGGAGGTGCTGGAGAAAGTCAAGCTTTTGCGTGGAGGCGTGGCCATCTCTAGCAGAGGCACCCCACTGGAGTTGGTCAATGGGGATGGTGTGGACAGTGAGATCCGTTGCCTGGATGATCCACCTGCCCAGAtaagggaggaggaagatgagatgGGGGCCTCTGTGGCCGCAGGCACAACCAAGGGAGCAAGAAGGCGGCGGCAGAACAACTCAGCCAAACAGTCTTGGCTGCTGAGGCTGTTTGAGTCAAAACTATTTGACATCTCCATGGCCATTTCATACCTGTATAACTCCAAGGAGCCTGGAGTGCAGGCCTACATCGGCAACCGGCTCTTCTGCTTTCGCAATGAGGACGTGGACTTCTATCTGCCCCAGCTGCTTAACATGTACATCCACATGGATGAGGACGTGGGTGATGCCATCAAGCCCTACATAGTCCACCGTTGCCGCCAGAGCATTAACTTTTCCCTCCAATGTGCCCTGTTGCTCGGGGCCTACTCTTCAGACATGCACATTTCCACTCAACGACACTCCCGTGGGACCAAGCTACGGAAGCTGATCCTCTCAGATGAGCTGAAGCCAGCTCACCGAAAGAGGGAGCTGCCCTCCTTGAGCCCCGCCCCTGATACAGGGCTGTCTCCCTCTAAAAGGACTCACCAGCGCTCTAAGTCAGATGCCACCGCCAGCATAAGTCTCAGCAGCAACCTGAAACGAACAGCCAGCAACCCTAAAGTGGAGAATGAGGATGAG CCCGTCAGACTAGCTCCTGAGCGAGAATTCATCAAGTCCCTGATGGCGATTGGCAAGCGGCTGGCGACGCTCCCCACCAAAGAGCAGAAAACACAGCGGCTGATCTCAGAGCTCTCCCTGCTCAACCATAAGCTCCCTGCCCGAGTCTGGCTGCCTACTGCCGGCTTTGACCACCACGTGGTCCGCGTGCCCCACACCCAAGCTGTTGTCCTCAACTCCAAGGACAAG GCTCCCTATCTGATCTATGTGGAAGTCCTTGAATGTGAAAACTTCGACACCACCAACGTCCCCGCCCGGATCCCCGAGAACCGAATTCGGAGCACGCGGTCTGTAGAGAACCTGCCTGAATGCGGTATCACCCACGAGCAGCGGGCAGGCAGCTTCAGCACTGTGCCCAACTATGACAACGATGATGAGGCCTGGTCGGTGGACGACATAGGCGAGCTGCAGGTGGAG CTCCCTGAAGTGCACACCAACAGCTGTGACAACATCTCCCAGTTCTCCGTGGACAGCATCACCAGCCAGGAGAGCAAGGagcctgtgttcattgcagcagggGACATCCG ACGGCGCCTTTCGGAGCAGCTGGCTCACACCCCCACAGCCTTCAAACGAGACCCAGAAGACCCTTCTGCAGTTGCTCTCAAAGAGCCCTGGCAGGAGAAAGTGCG GCGGATCAGAGAGGGCTCCCCCTATGGCCATCTCCCCAACTGGCGGCTCCTGTCAGTCATTGTCAAGTGTGGGGATGACCTTCGGCAGGAGCTGCTGGCCTTCCAGGTGTTGAAGCAACTGCAG GAGCGAGTACCCCTCTGGATCAAGCCATACAAGATTCTTGTGATTTCGGCTGACAGTGGCATGATTGAACCAGTGGTCAACGCTGTGTCCATCCACCAGGTGAAGAAACAGTCACAGCTCTCCTTGCTCGATTACTTCCTACAGGAGCATGGCAGTTACACCACTGAGGCATTCCTCAGTGCCCAGCGCAATTTTGTGCAAAGTTGCGCTGGCTACTGCTTGGTCTGCTACCTGCTGCAAGTCAAGGACAG gCACAATGGGAACATCCTTTTGGATGCAGAAGGCCACATCATCCACATCGACTTTGGCTTCATCCTGTCCAGCTCACCCCGAAACCTGGGCTTTGAGACGTCAGCCTTTAAGCTGACCACAGAGTTTGTGGAC GTGATGGGCGGCCTGGATGGTGACATGTTCAACTACTACAAGATGTTGATGCTGCAGGGGCTGATCGCTGCTCGGAAACACATGGATAAAGTGGTGCAGATCGTGGAGATCATGCAGCAAG GTTCTCAGCTTCCTTGCTTCCATGGCTCCAGCACCATCCGCAACCTCAAAGAGAGGTTTCACATGAGCATGACTGAGGAGCAGCTCCAGCTGCTGGTGGAGCAGATGGTGGACGGCAGCATGCGGTCTATCACCACCAAACTCTATGATGGCTTCCAGTACCTCACCAACGGCATCATGTGA
- the PI4KB gene encoding phosphatidylinositol 4-kinase beta isoform X5: protein MGDTVVEPALLKPTSEPTPGPPGNNGGSLLSVITEGVGELSVIDPEVAQKACQEVLEKVKLLRGGVAISSRGTPLELVNGDGVDSEIRCLDDPPAQIREEEDEMGASVAAGTTKGARRRRQNNSAKQSWLLRLFESKLFDISMAISYLYNSKEPGVQAYIGNRLFCFRNEDVDFYLPQLLNMYIHMDEDVGDAIKPYIVHRCRQSINFSLQCALLLGAYSSDMHISTQRHSRGTKLRKLILSDELKPAHRKRELPSLSPAPDTGLSPSKRTHQRSKSDATASISLSSNLKRTASNPKVENEDEELSSSTESIDNSFSSPVRLAPEREFIKSLMAIGKRLATLPTKEQKTQRLISELSLLNHKLPARVWLPTAGFDHHVVRVPHTQAVVLNSKDKAPYLIYVEVLECENFDTTNVPARIPENRIRSTRSVENLPECGITHEQRAGSFSTVPNYDNDDEAWSVDDIGELQVELPEVHTNSCDNISQFSVDSITSQESKEPVFIAAGDIRRRLSEQLAHTPTAFKRDPEDPSAVALKEPWQEKVRRIREGSPYGHLPNWRLLSVIVKCGDDLRQELLAFQVLKQLQERVPLWIKPYKILVISADSGMIEPVVNAVSIHQVKKQSQLSLLDYFLQEHGSYTTEAFLSAQRNFVQSCAGYCLVCYLLQVKDRHNGNILLDAEGHIIHIDFGFILSSSPRNLGFETSAFKLTTEFVDVMGGLDGDMFNYYKMLMLQGLIAARKHMDKVVQIVEIMQQGSQLPCFHGSSTIRNLKERFHMSMTEEQLQLLVEQMVDGSMRSITTKLYDGFQYLTNGIM, encoded by the exons ATGGGAGACACGGTAGTGGAGCCTGCTCTCCTGAAGCCAACTTCTGAGCCGACTCCTGGTCCACCAGGGAATAATGGGGGCTCCTTGCTAAGCGTCATCACGGAGGGGGTCGGGGAACTATCAGTGATTGACCCTGAGGTGGCCCAGAAGGCCTGCCAGGAGGTGCTGGAGAAAGTCAAGCTTTTGCGTGGAGGCGTGGCCATCTCTAGCAGAGGCACCCCACTGGAGTTGGTCAATGGGGATGGTGTGGACAGTGAGATCCGTTGCCTGGATGATCCACCTGCCCAGAtaagggaggaggaagatgagatgGGGGCCTCTGTGGCCGCAGGCACAACCAAGGGAGCAAGAAGGCGGCGGCAGAACAACTCAGCCAAACAGTCTTGGCTGCTGAGGCTGTTTGAGTCAAAACTATTTGACATCTCCATGGCCATTTCATACCTGTATAACTCCAAGGAGCCTGGAGTGCAGGCCTACATCGGCAACCGGCTCTTCTGCTTTCGCAATGAGGACGTGGACTTCTATCTGCCCCAGCTGCTTAACATGTACATCCACATGGATGAGGACGTGGGTGATGCCATCAAGCCCTACATAGTCCACCGTTGCCGCCAGAGCATTAACTTTTCCCTCCAATGTGCCCTGTTGCTCGGGGCCTACTCTTCAGACATGCACATTTCCACTCAACGACACTCCCGTGGGACCAAGCTACGGAAGCTGATCCTCTCAGATGAGCTGAAGCCAGCTCACCGAAAGAGGGAGCTGCCCTCCTTGAGCCCCGCCCCTGATACAGGGCTGTCTCCCTCTAAAAGGACTCACCAGCGCTCTAAGTCAGATGCCACCGCCAGCATAAGTCTCAGCAGCAACCTGAAACGAACAGCCAGCAACCCTAAAGTGGAGAATGAGGATGAG GAGCTCTCCTCCAGCACCGAGAGTATTGATAATTCATTCAGTTCC CCCGTCAGACTAGCTCCTGAGCGAGAATTCATCAAGTCCCTGATGGCGATTGGCAAGCGGCTGGCGACGCTCCCCACCAAAGAGCAGAAAACACAGCGGCTGATCTCAGAGCTCTCCCTGCTCAACCATAAGCTCCCTGCCCGAGTCTGGCTGCCTACTGCCGGCTTTGACCACCACGTGGTCCGCGTGCCCCACACCCAAGCTGTTGTCCTCAACTCCAAGGACAAG GCTCCCTATCTGATCTATGTGGAAGTCCTTGAATGTGAAAACTTCGACACCACCAACGTCCCCGCCCGGATCCCCGAGAACCGAATTCGGAGCACGCGGTCTGTAGAGAACCTGCCTGAATGCGGTATCACCCACGAGCAGCGGGCAGGCAGCTTCAGCACTGTGCCCAACTATGACAACGATGATGAGGCCTGGTCGGTGGACGACATAGGCGAGCTGCAGGTGGAG CTCCCTGAAGTGCACACCAACAGCTGTGACAACATCTCCCAGTTCTCCGTGGACAGCATCACCAGCCAGGAGAGCAAGGagcctgtgttcattgcagcagggGACATCCG ACGGCGCCTTTCGGAGCAGCTGGCTCACACCCCCACAGCCTTCAAACGAGACCCAGAAGACCCTTCTGCAGTTGCTCTCAAAGAGCCCTGGCAGGAGAAAGTGCG GCGGATCAGAGAGGGCTCCCCCTATGGCCATCTCCCCAACTGGCGGCTCCTGTCAGTCATTGTCAAGTGTGGGGATGACCTTCGGCAGGAGCTGCTGGCCTTCCAGGTGTTGAAGCAACTGCAG GAGCGAGTACCCCTCTGGATCAAGCCATACAAGATTCTTGTGATTTCGGCTGACAGTGGCATGATTGAACCAGTGGTCAACGCTGTGTCCATCCACCAGGTGAAGAAACAGTCACAGCTCTCCTTGCTCGATTACTTCCTACAGGAGCATGGCAGTTACACCACTGAGGCATTCCTCAGTGCCCAGCGCAATTTTGTGCAAAGTTGCGCTGGCTACTGCTTGGTCTGCTACCTGCTGCAAGTCAAGGACAG gCACAATGGGAACATCCTTTTGGATGCAGAAGGCCACATCATCCACATCGACTTTGGCTTCATCCTGTCCAGCTCACCCCGAAACCTGGGCTTTGAGACGTCAGCCTTTAAGCTGACCACAGAGTTTGTGGAC GTGATGGGCGGCCTGGATGGTGACATGTTCAACTACTACAAGATGTTGATGCTGCAGGGGCTGATCGCTGCTCGGAAACACATGGATAAAGTGGTGCAGATCGTGGAGATCATGCAGCAAG GTTCTCAGCTTCCTTGCTTCCATGGCTCCAGCACCATCCGCAACCTCAAAGAGAGGTTTCACATGAGCATGACTGAGGAGCAGCTCCAGCTGCTGGTGGAGCAGATGGTGGACGGCAGCATGCGGTCTATCACCACCAAACTCTATGATGGCTTCCAGTACCTCACCAACGGCATCATGTGA
- the PI4KB gene encoding phosphatidylinositol 4-kinase beta isoform X7 has translation MGDTVVEPALLKPTSEPTPGPPGNNGGSLLSVITEGVGELSVIDPEVAQKACQEVLEKVKLLRGGVAISSRGTPLELVNGDGVDSEIRCLDDPPAQIREEEDEMGASVAAGTTKGARRRRQNNSAKQSWLLRLFESKLFDISMAISYLYNSKEPGVQAYIGNRLFCFRNEDVDFYLPQLLNMYIHMDEDVGDAIKPYIVHRCRQSINFSLQCALLLGAYSSDMHISTQRHSRGTKLRKLILSDELKPAHRKRELPSLSPAPDTGLSPSKRTHQRSKSDATASISLSSNLKRTASNPKVENEDEPVRLAPEREFIKSLMAIGKRLATLPTKEQKTQRLISELSLLNHKLPARVWLPTAGFDHHVVRVPHTQAVVLNSKDKAPYLIYVEVLECENFDTTNVPARIPENRIRSTRSVENLPECGITHEQRAGSFSTVPNYDNDDEAWSVDDIGELQVELPEVHTNSCDNISQFSVDSITSQESKEPVFIAAGDIRRRLSEQLAHTPTAFKRDPEDPSAVALKEPWQEKVRRIREGSPYGHLPNWRLLSVIVKCGDDLRQELLAFQVLKQLQSIWEQERVPLWIKPYKILVISADSGMIEPVVNAVSIHQVKKQSQLSLLDYFLQEHGSYTTEAFLSAQRNFVQSCAGYCLVCYLLQVKDRHNGNILLDAEGHIIHIDFGFILSSSPRNLGFETSAFKLTTEFVDVMGGLDGDMFNYYKMLMLQGLIAARKHMDKVVQIVEIMQQGSQLPCFHGSSTIRNLKERFHMSMTEEQLQLLVEQMVDGSMRSITTKLYDGFQYLTNGIM, from the exons ATGGGAGACACGGTAGTGGAGCCTGCTCTCCTGAAGCCAACTTCTGAGCCGACTCCTGGTCCACCAGGGAATAATGGGGGCTCCTTGCTAAGCGTCATCACGGAGGGGGTCGGGGAACTATCAGTGATTGACCCTGAGGTGGCCCAGAAGGCCTGCCAGGAGGTGCTGGAGAAAGTCAAGCTTTTGCGTGGAGGCGTGGCCATCTCTAGCAGAGGCACCCCACTGGAGTTGGTCAATGGGGATGGTGTGGACAGTGAGATCCGTTGCCTGGATGATCCACCTGCCCAGAtaagggaggaggaagatgagatgGGGGCCTCTGTGGCCGCAGGCACAACCAAGGGAGCAAGAAGGCGGCGGCAGAACAACTCAGCCAAACAGTCTTGGCTGCTGAGGCTGTTTGAGTCAAAACTATTTGACATCTCCATGGCCATTTCATACCTGTATAACTCCAAGGAGCCTGGAGTGCAGGCCTACATCGGCAACCGGCTCTTCTGCTTTCGCAATGAGGACGTGGACTTCTATCTGCCCCAGCTGCTTAACATGTACATCCACATGGATGAGGACGTGGGTGATGCCATCAAGCCCTACATAGTCCACCGTTGCCGCCAGAGCATTAACTTTTCCCTCCAATGTGCCCTGTTGCTCGGGGCCTACTCTTCAGACATGCACATTTCCACTCAACGACACTCCCGTGGGACCAAGCTACGGAAGCTGATCCTCTCAGATGAGCTGAAGCCAGCTCACCGAAAGAGGGAGCTGCCCTCCTTGAGCCCCGCCCCTGATACAGGGCTGTCTCCCTCTAAAAGGACTCACCAGCGCTCTAAGTCAGATGCCACCGCCAGCATAAGTCTCAGCAGCAACCTGAAACGAACAGCCAGCAACCCTAAAGTGGAGAATGAGGATGAG CCCGTCAGACTAGCTCCTGAGCGAGAATTCATCAAGTCCCTGATGGCGATTGGCAAGCGGCTGGCGACGCTCCCCACCAAAGAGCAGAAAACACAGCGGCTGATCTCAGAGCTCTCCCTGCTCAACCATAAGCTCCCTGCCCGAGTCTGGCTGCCTACTGCCGGCTTTGACCACCACGTGGTCCGCGTGCCCCACACCCAAGCTGTTGTCCTCAACTCCAAGGACAAG GCTCCCTATCTGATCTATGTGGAAGTCCTTGAATGTGAAAACTTCGACACCACCAACGTCCCCGCCCGGATCCCCGAGAACCGAATTCGGAGCACGCGGTCTGTAGAGAACCTGCCTGAATGCGGTATCACCCACGAGCAGCGGGCAGGCAGCTTCAGCACTGTGCCCAACTATGACAACGATGATGAGGCCTGGTCGGTGGACGACATAGGCGAGCTGCAGGTGGAG CTCCCTGAAGTGCACACCAACAGCTGTGACAACATCTCCCAGTTCTCCGTGGACAGCATCACCAGCCAGGAGAGCAAGGagcctgtgttcattgcagcagggGACATCCG ACGGCGCCTTTCGGAGCAGCTGGCTCACACCCCCACAGCCTTCAAACGAGACCCAGAAGACCCTTCTGCAGTTGCTCTCAAAGAGCCCTGGCAGGAGAAAGTGCG GCGGATCAGAGAGGGCTCCCCCTATGGCCATCTCCCCAACTGGCGGCTCCTGTCAGTCATTGTCAAGTGTGGGGATGACCTTCGGCAGGAGCTGCTGGCCTTCCAGGTGTTGAAGCAACTGCAG TCCATTTGGGAACAGGAGCGAGTACCCCTCTGGATCAAGCCATACAAGATTCTTGTGATTTCGGCTGACAGTGGCATGATTGAACCAGTGGTCAACGCTGTGTCCATCCACCAGGTGAAGAAACAGTCACAGCTCTCCTTGCTCGATTACTTCCTACAGGAGCATGGCAGTTACACCACTGAGGCATTCCTCAGTGCCCAGCGCAATTTTGTGCAAAGTTGCGCTGGCTACTGCTTGGTCTGCTACCTGCTGCAAGTCAAGGACAG gCACAATGGGAACATCCTTTTGGATGCAGAAGGCCACATCATCCACATCGACTTTGGCTTCATCCTGTCCAGCTCACCCCGAAACCTGGGCTTTGAGACGTCAGCCTTTAAGCTGACCACAGAGTTTGTGGAC GTGATGGGCGGCCTGGATGGTGACATGTTCAACTACTACAAGATGTTGATGCTGCAGGGGCTGATCGCTGCTCGGAAACACATGGATAAAGTGGTGCAGATCGTGGAGATCATGCAGCAAG GTTCTCAGCTTCCTTGCTTCCATGGCTCCAGCACCATCCGCAACCTCAAAGAGAGGTTTCACATGAGCATGACTGAGGAGCAGCTCCAGCTGCTGGTGGAGCAGATGGTGGACGGCAGCATGCGGTCTATCACCACCAAACTCTATGATGGCTTCCAGTACCTCACCAACGGCATCATGTGA
- the PI4KB gene encoding phosphatidylinositol 4-kinase beta isoform X3: MGDTVVEPALLKPTSEPTPGPPGNNGGSLLSVITEGVGELSVIDPEVAQKACQEVLEKVKLLRGGVAISSRGTPLELVNGDGVDSEIRCLDDPPAQIREEEDEMGASVAAGTTKGARRRRQNNSAKQSWLLRLFESKLFDISMAISYLYNSKEPGVQAYIGNRLFCFRNEDVDFYLPQLLNMYIHMDEDVGDAIKPYIVHRCRQSINFSLQCALLLGAYSSDMHISTQRHSRGTKLRKLILSDELKPAHRKRELPSLSPAPDTGLSPSKRTHQRSKSDATASISLSSNLKRTASNPKVENEDEELSSSTESIDNSFSSPVRLAPEREFIKSLMAIGKRLATLPTKEQKTQRLISELSLLNHKLPARVWLPTAGFDHHVVRVPHTQAVVLNSKDKAPYLIYVEVLECENFDTTNVPARIPENRIRSTRSVENLPECGITHEQRAGSFSTVPNYDNDDEAWSVDDIGELQVELPEVHTNSCDNISQFSVDSITSQESKEPVFIAAGDIRRRLSEQLAHTPTAFKRDPEDPSAVALKEPWQEKVRRIREGSPYGHLPNWRLLSVIVKCGDDLRQELLAFQVLKQLQSIWEQERVPLWIKPYKILVISADSGMIEPVVNAVSIHQVKKQSQLSLLDYFLQEHGSYTTEAFLSAQRNFVQSCAGYCLVCYLLQVKDRHNGNILLDAEGHIIHIDFGFILSSSPRNLGFETSAFKLTTEFVDVMGGLDGDMFNYYKMLMLQGLIAARKHMDKVVQIVEIMQQGSQLPCFHGSSTIRNLKERFHMSMTEEQLQLLVEQMVDGSMRSITTKLYDGFQYLTNGIM, encoded by the exons ATGGGAGACACGGTAGTGGAGCCTGCTCTCCTGAAGCCAACTTCTGAGCCGACTCCTGGTCCACCAGGGAATAATGGGGGCTCCTTGCTAAGCGTCATCACGGAGGGGGTCGGGGAACTATCAGTGATTGACCCTGAGGTGGCCCAGAAGGCCTGCCAGGAGGTGCTGGAGAAAGTCAAGCTTTTGCGTGGAGGCGTGGCCATCTCTAGCAGAGGCACCCCACTGGAGTTGGTCAATGGGGATGGTGTGGACAGTGAGATCCGTTGCCTGGATGATCCACCTGCCCAGAtaagggaggaggaagatgagatgGGGGCCTCTGTGGCCGCAGGCACAACCAAGGGAGCAAGAAGGCGGCGGCAGAACAACTCAGCCAAACAGTCTTGGCTGCTGAGGCTGTTTGAGTCAAAACTATTTGACATCTCCATGGCCATTTCATACCTGTATAACTCCAAGGAGCCTGGAGTGCAGGCCTACATCGGCAACCGGCTCTTCTGCTTTCGCAATGAGGACGTGGACTTCTATCTGCCCCAGCTGCTTAACATGTACATCCACATGGATGAGGACGTGGGTGATGCCATCAAGCCCTACATAGTCCACCGTTGCCGCCAGAGCATTAACTTTTCCCTCCAATGTGCCCTGTTGCTCGGGGCCTACTCTTCAGACATGCACATTTCCACTCAACGACACTCCCGTGGGACCAAGCTACGGAAGCTGATCCTCTCAGATGAGCTGAAGCCAGCTCACCGAAAGAGGGAGCTGCCCTCCTTGAGCCCCGCCCCTGATACAGGGCTGTCTCCCTCTAAAAGGACTCACCAGCGCTCTAAGTCAGATGCCACCGCCAGCATAAGTCTCAGCAGCAACCTGAAACGAACAGCCAGCAACCCTAAAGTGGAGAATGAGGATGAG GAGCTCTCCTCCAGCACCGAGAGTATTGATAATTCATTCAGTTCC CCCGTCAGACTAGCTCCTGAGCGAGAATTCATCAAGTCCCTGATGGCGATTGGCAAGCGGCTGGCGACGCTCCCCACCAAAGAGCAGAAAACACAGCGGCTGATCTCAGAGCTCTCCCTGCTCAACCATAAGCTCCCTGCCCGAGTCTGGCTGCCTACTGCCGGCTTTGACCACCACGTGGTCCGCGTGCCCCACACCCAAGCTGTTGTCCTCAACTCCAAGGACAAG GCTCCCTATCTGATCTATGTGGAAGTCCTTGAATGTGAAAACTTCGACACCACCAACGTCCCCGCCCGGATCCCCGAGAACCGAATTCGGAGCACGCGGTCTGTAGAGAACCTGCCTGAATGCGGTATCACCCACGAGCAGCGGGCAGGCAGCTTCAGCACTGTGCCCAACTATGACAACGATGATGAGGCCTGGTCGGTGGACGACATAGGCGAGCTGCAGGTGGAG CTCCCTGAAGTGCACACCAACAGCTGTGACAACATCTCCCAGTTCTCCGTGGACAGCATCACCAGCCAGGAGAGCAAGGagcctgtgttcattgcagcagggGACATCCG ACGGCGCCTTTCGGAGCAGCTGGCTCACACCCCCACAGCCTTCAAACGAGACCCAGAAGACCCTTCTGCAGTTGCTCTCAAAGAGCCCTGGCAGGAGAAAGTGCG GCGGATCAGAGAGGGCTCCCCCTATGGCCATCTCCCCAACTGGCGGCTCCTGTCAGTCATTGTCAAGTGTGGGGATGACCTTCGGCAGGAGCTGCTGGCCTTCCAGGTGTTGAAGCAACTGCAG TCCATTTGGGAACAGGAGCGAGTACCCCTCTGGATCAAGCCATACAAGATTCTTGTGATTTCGGCTGACAGTGGCATGATTGAACCAGTGGTCAACGCTGTGTCCATCCACCAGGTGAAGAAACAGTCACAGCTCTCCTTGCTCGATTACTTCCTACAGGAGCATGGCAGTTACACCACTGAGGCATTCCTCAGTGCCCAGCGCAATTTTGTGCAAAGTTGCGCTGGCTACTGCTTGGTCTGCTACCTGCTGCAAGTCAAGGACAG gCACAATGGGAACATCCTTTTGGATGCAGAAGGCCACATCATCCACATCGACTTTGGCTTCATCCTGTCCAGCTCACCCCGAAACCTGGGCTTTGAGACGTCAGCCTTTAAGCTGACCACAGAGTTTGTGGAC GTGATGGGCGGCCTGGATGGTGACATGTTCAACTACTACAAGATGTTGATGCTGCAGGGGCTGATCGCTGCTCGGAAACACATGGATAAAGTGGTGCAGATCGTGGAGATCATGCAGCAAG GTTCTCAGCTTCCTTGCTTCCATGGCTCCAGCACCATCCGCAACCTCAAAGAGAGGTTTCACATGAGCATGACTGAGGAGCAGCTCCAGCTGCTGGTGGAGCAGATGGTGGACGGCAGCATGCGGTCTATCACCACCAAACTCTATGATGGCTTCCAGTACCTCACCAACGGCATCATGTGA